tcGATCcaatatcagaatcagaatctgtttagtatgaaaacatacaaataatgtATCTTGGTGTTTGTTCCCACAAATGcaacatagaagaataaaaacagaacaaaagtaaggtaagaataataattaaataaacaaagtaatactaaaattaaattgaaatttcaaaatctatttacagaatggaatagtgATAGGAAATTTAGGCATCCAGTAGCTCAATatgataaatacacacaataaaatagaataagaatTAGTaatacacacaacaaaaatgagCCTGTACAATAAGAAATGGTGACTGCACCATATACATAAACTAAAGGCTTGAACTACAAAGTCCTGTACGTATGTTTATGCAGTAGGTGAATGTTTCCACAGTGCAAAAAGAATATGCAATGACATTAAATAAAGTGACTATAACGGTAATTAAAGTGACTATCATAGTaagaagaggagcagagcaTCAGGCCCAGTACTCAACCCTCAACTTAGTTAATGCTGCCTCCCTAGCACACCACAGCATAGAAAAAAATGGCACCCACGGACTGATAAAACATCTGCACGAGTTTCCTACAGATGGTAAAGGACTCCACCCTCCTCAGGAAATAgagctgttgctattgactgTATAAAGGAAATATagactgtgctatggacaaagaaatgaagtgtatgaaatatatgaaggtgacaaaagcaaaaaataaaatacttaaattatgtaacagaggaggttgaatgcaatgcacaatgcTGAGTCCAGTTTCATGAAACATCTGAAAGTGACATGTGCAGGGAtgaaatgagggatgtgaactgtaaagtccagtttcatttatttagtaGACCAACAGCTTCTGGAAAGAAGTGTCTTCTGGTGGAGGTTTTTAGGGATCTTTTCCTGAGGACCAGACTTGCAAAGACAATATGCAGTTCTTCATTCTGGCAGGTGAGGGCAGCATAAAGCGTTTTTAAATTTCAAGGTGAGGTTTGTCCCGTACGGCTTGCTGTAGTTGCCGGGGAAGTGGAGGTCAGGCATGCTCATGAAACATCCGCTGCGAAATGCCATGCAAGCGGCAAAAAGAGTATGAATTACATGTAATTACAGACATACGCGCTACAGAGGACTTCTTAAATTGCATTTCAGCTGAACCGAGAAGTCGCAAGTTGAAAAGAAGCGcgtaaaaaacacaaagaggctCCGAAAGCTGTCCGTCCGTTTTGTCCTACAAAGGCGGCGAGAATCTGACAGCGGCAGCGCTTCACTGCGCAGGCCTGACATTAGGTAAACTGCTGGAGGTGGACGGCATCCAGAGGACTACATGAAACAATAAAGACTGTCATCTCTGCAGAAGGAAGCGAGCTGAAACATGAGGAAGGACGTGAGGATACTACTTGTAGGGGAACGTAAGTAGCTGAAGTCTTTAATCTCAAGGCGGCTGAATGATTTATTAGCTAAAATGCTACCAGTGAAAGAGCTAAGTGGCTAACTTGCAGCTAGCAGATGCTCTCATTGAATCTAACAACATAACAGGAGTGTGATTATATGTGCAGTGAGGAGCTGGTTAGTTTATTCCACTGTCAGAGTCACACACAGTGACTGAGAGTTAAACAAAAACTGTGATTAGTATAAATATCTTCTGCTGCTTTGACTTCTATCTGGTGTTGATACCTAATTAATATCACATGGTACATGATGGTTGTCTCAAATGCATTCAGCCTGCTACTTTTCATAACTAGACATAATCAGAGGTCGAGTATATATATgataaaaatcacaatttctcaCAATCATAAATCTCTcaagcccaaggtgacatctaTAAATGGCTTGTattatctgaccaacagtccaaaacccaaatattttcagtttactatgaCATAAGATGAAGAAGAGCTGCAATTCCCTGCAACTGTGAAGCTGGAACTAGGAAATATTTGGCGTTTTGACTGCTAAATGACTTAAGCTATTaatggattatcaaaatagttgcacaTGATCTCATGTTGATCGACTAACCGATAAATCAACTAAAGGTTTCAGCTCTAACTTGCACAGAGATGCAGAACAATGGGTATATAGTTTATTTCAAGAACCCTTAAACcaagaaaaaaagcaacagatCCCGTCCTCCCTAACTGTGTTTCACCTGGTCTGTTTGTTCTCTTTAAAGATCATGTGTTGTCGGTACTATTTATATTTCAGCTGTGGCTATGCAGGATGGCCTACATGGCCACATTAGGCAGGTTGGTACTGACTGTTACTGAGAGGTGCAGCCAAAATGCTACGTGCCTACTTCAGTGTTGTTGAAGTTCAGTAAAGTGCAGACTAAGGGTTTACCCGTAGAGCTGCgacgattagtcgatcaacagaaaattaattgcttaactattttgatcattgatGAATGATTTGAGTAATTTTTAATCCGCTCCAGGTTATTAAATGCGAATatcttctggtttctttattcctctatgatagtaaactgaatatatgtAGGTTGTGGACTATTTGTCGGGGCAGAACAatacattttaggttgcatcttagGATTTGGAAAACATTGATAAataattttcactattttctgctattttatagaccaactaatcaattaattgatcaacagTGAAAATAATGGTTTGCAGGTAGATACTCAGCTAGCCTGTTGAGACACTGAGGAGCAAGAAATACTTCCTATAATCCTCCAAACCACAAAAAGTTCTGGCTGTTAAAACATCCATCTTACTTTGGCCTTTTCACTGTTAATCTATGTGCGCAAATATTGTTGTGTGATGGATGGaggtgttgttgtttttgatgctccctttgtgcttttgtttttgcaatATTGGAGCTTCTTATTCGTAAATTGTGAGGGAATGTGGCAAAATCATAATACTTCTGTAGTTTATGTGGTATATTTTGATGTGGTCGCCCATCACTACAGCTGAATAAATGTAGAGGATTCACTGAAATAGATTTATTTGTCCTATTATGGAGTTCTGCGTTTTCCTGAGCAAGAAATGAAAACCCTGGAAAATTGTAGAGTTAATGCACTTACTGCACAATAACATTGCAACTCTTTGTTCACTCTGTCTATCATAGACTTAATTGCAGATCATGTTTCTTCACCCTGTATTGTGGCTTCGTTCTGTGCTCATTTGAGAACTACTAACTCTCTTCAGCTGCTCATATCTGTGCCTTATCACCTAACACATTACCCAGACCTCTCAAAGAAAATGGTAGAGAGGTGTTAATGCCCATATTGTCTGCAAAAGATGTATGCAATGCCAGATTGtaataaagatgtttttccTGTGCACATACAGCCAAGGTGGGGAAGACATCGCTGATTATGTCTctggtcagtgaggagtttCCTGATGAGGTATGTATCAACAGACCGTCTTATACATCCTGATTGTATACAAAGAGATTGCACAATTAATGCTGTAGATGTTGTTGTTCAGACATGTCAGAATCATGAGGTAGAATGAAACACAAATATACGTCTAATATGTATCGAAGCTCGCTTGTTGTCAGCAGTTGAGATCTTATGTCTTCTGTCTTTCAGGTTCCTCTCCGAGCTGAGGAGATCACCATCCCAGCTGATGTCACCCCAGAGAGGGTGCCCACACACATTGTGGACTACTCAGGTATTTGCTATATAAAGTCCAAATCCCTTAAAGGAGGGACATGTCTAATGACCTTGTATTGATAGAATTAAAATGATTTCGTGACACTAATATTTGACGGCATGTAAAACATTGTACCGTTTTGACACATTTAGAGGCAGAACAGTCAGATGAGCAGCTGTATCAAGAAATATCCAAGGTTGGTTTGACTTAATTTTTACTCTCACCCGGTCTCGTAATGTCTGATACCCATGTAAGTCATATGTACACGGAGAGCTAATATTTCTATTTCTCCTTACAGGCAAATGTTATCTGCATAGTTTACTCAGTCAACAACAAGAAGTCAATTGAAAAGGTGAGCATGGACTCAGAACTGTTCTCACAACTGCAGTATGTCTGGAATTTGAAGCAGTAACGCTGCACACGCTGGTCATTTAATCTGTGAAAATGaatttgtgtttgtaatgaGTGTTTGCCTGGCTACAGTGTTTGATGTCGTGTTTTCCTCCCCCAGGTGACAAGCCACTGGATTCCCCTCATAAATGACAGAACGGACAAGGatagcaggtgtgtgtgtgtgtgtgtgtgtgtgtgtgtgtgtgtgtgtgtgtgtgtgtgtgtgtgtatgtgtgtatgtgtgtatgtgtgtatgtgtgtatgtgtgtgtgtgtgtgtctatttccTGGTGCTGTGTCTGCAAGCTGATTAAGCCCTTTATGTTAAAATGAGCAGATCTGGCTTTTACTAGCTCTTTATGATCTGTCCCATCGTCACTGAGCATGCTTTCTGATTGTAATTCTGATTGATTTGTAGCACATTAACGTGTCGCCTTGTTACTGTTTGTATCTGAAAGTTTTTGCAAACAATGTCGTCATTCGGCCACAAAGAAACAATATCAGCTGGAGTGTGAGATATAAAGACTCATACTGTAGATATCGTCAGTGTTGATATCATTCTGGGTTTTCATTTAAAGGGATCAGCCCTCTCATTAAGTCttatatgtttgtttaaacTGGTGGGGTCAGTAGTCCAGTTGTTGAAACCAGTAGCAAGTTTTGAAATCACTGAGCGATGGGAACAACAGTTAAGTTAACTGAATGAttcatcagtgtgtttttatgccAAGTAAGGAtttttgtaaactgaatatacaTTTGCTTGGTGTGCTTCATTAAGCtgaatttgtatttaattttttgtgatattatgaGAACATAATGTAGTAATTAATGGCGTTACTGCAGGGTACCATTGATCCTTGTGGGGAACAAGTCTGACCTGGTGGAACACAGCAGCATGGAGACCATCCTGCCAATCATGAACCAATACCAGGATATTGAGACTTGTGTAGAGGTAAGAGATCAATATAAACACATCCACACCACCCATGTATATATAAACACCTTTTTAGATCCATTCAGTCAGGGCTATTTAGAAGTCCCACTCGGTTAAATGTCAAAGCAAACTTTGATGAAGCACTGGAGAGAGATGAAGTGGCAAACGATACGTGAAAGGCTCACCGGCTGTCAGAGCGAGGCTGGTTGTGTGCAGGACAGATCGGCCCCCAGCTGCTCTCGGGCTGCAGTCCAGCTCCTGACTCCACTTACACGCTGACTGAGTCATTAATAGATTTATATCACTGAACCCTGAGTGCCGAGGCCAAGGCCCGCCGACTGACTGACTGCGAGTGTGTTGAGAGGCTTGGTTGTTATGAAGGAAGCTGGCCTCTGTCTGCATTACAGTTCAATTCAAATTTCCCTCTGTGGCATGAGACGGCTGAGTTATTCCCTCCTCAGCCAGATTAGTTACAAGGATAAAAGAAGGAGATGGGGAGGACGTGAGGGAAGGCACATACAAGTGGAAACAGTTTGGGGACAGTCACATATGTGAGCCAGCAGTGTTCGACCAGGCCCCTGGGGTGGTTTTATGTCCCGCTTTCATTTATAGTTTGTTCTGTGCTGCTTCATCAACACCGTGTTTGATCACTGACTCTTTATTAACACACTGAATCATAATACATAATTGTGCTCCAGACACGCCGTCGCTCAGGGCATTCATTCACACATGTGCTCTTTGTTTCCTCAAGTGCTCTGCCAAAAACCTGAAGAACATCTCTGAGCTGTTCTACTACGCCCAGAAAGCTGTTCTCCACCCAACGGGACCCCTGTACTGCccagaggagaaggaggtgagGTCTACACTGTAGATGCAAGTCATCTTCACCAACTGCCGAACATCGCACTAGTTATACAAGTGTATAATTGTCACACTTGAAGATGGTTGATTATATTTGACCGCCTCAATGAATGAATTTCTTCTGTATTACAGCTGAAGCCGTCTTGCATCAAGGCTCTAACTAGAATCTTTAAAGTGTCTGACCTGGACAATGACGGCATCCTTAACGACAATGAGCTCAACTTCTTCCAGGTAATGTTTCTCCACTTAAAAGTGTAACTGTCAACATAATTTTCACAACAACATAAGAGTTACAGATAGTGGAACTTTTCATCACAAGCACAACTTGGAGGACCTGATTGGTATCAAGACTGGTTTAGGGAGGCATGTTTAGACTTGAAGCAgacctgaaaaaaatgtttgttttttgcttttggtTAAATGTATCActtggtgtgtttttgtatgtagaGAACGTGTTTCAACACACCACTGGCGCCTCAGGCTTTAGAAGATGTAAAGAATGTGGTCAGGAGGAACATGACAGATGGAGTCAAGGACAACGGACTCACACTTAAAGGTCAGACactctttcctccctcctcctcctcttcattatTTCATTACTCACATTCATGTCCTCTTCTTTTCATCATTGTCACTTCTTCCATCAGTCGCTGGCCACTAACCCCATCTCTTTTCCTGCCTCATTGGTTTTCTTGCAGGCTTCCTGTTCTTACACACCCTCTTCATACAGCGAGGTCGACACGAGACCACCTGGACCGTGCTGAGGAGGTTCGGTTATGACGACGACCTGGAACTCACACAGGAATACCTGTTCCCCATGTAAGTGAGgcatttgtgttttatatgtgtgttttatatatatttatacaataaTATCTTTATGTATTCATTATTCGTCATATAAATGTCAGGTTCCTCTTTTTCTATGAGCTATTTGCAGTTGACAGTTGACATAATTTCCTTTCTGTTGCTACAATGTTCTGCTCCTCTCTATGACCTGAAGTGATTTAGACACATTGTTTCCTCTACTTGTGCTGCCAGTTTAAGTAAATTTGTGACTCAGGGATCCTCGGTCTGTACTCTGGATCTTTACGTTAAatgagtgttttctgtctgtccccTTTCTTCCAGGATAAAGATCCCCCCAGACTGCACCACAGAGCTTAACCACAACGCTTACCTCTTCCTTCAGAGTGTCTTTGACAAGCATGACAAAGTGAGTGGTCAGACGTctcattttttcccctgttgTTGAACATgcatgctttatttatttataaatatgGTTTGTATCTTTCTAGGATTAAACTTACATAAAAATAACGATGTCTTATTGATAATGGGAATTTTGTTAATGCTTTTTACAAGTCTGCCATGTCTTTGTATGTCTAAGGAGAATCCGAAGTTGGTTAAAGTTGTGTTTCGATGTACGTGCAGGACAGAGACTGTGCGCTGTCGCCTGAGGAGGTGAGAGACTTGTTCAAAGTGTTTCCCTACATGCCGTGGGGTCCGGATGTCAACAACACGGTCTGCACTAACGATCAGGGATGGATCACATACCAGGGATACCTCTCCCAGTGGACGTGAGTGTGGAACATGCctattaatacacacacacacacacacacacacacacacacacacatacattcatagtTGGACGTGCATCATTATGTAAAACACAGATTATGttacatatcacacacacatgtaaatctCAAGCTCTCATACTGTCAGACTCATTACTATCATGTGTCTTATCTTATGTGTTTCCTGTGCTAGGTTAACAACATATCTAGATGTACAGCGTAGTTTGGAGTACTTAGGTTACCTGGGTTACTCTATCATCTATGAACAGGAGTCCCAAGCAGCAGCCATTACAGGTAAGAGAATGTAACTCCATTCAACTCTCTTCTGGTGTTTTATTCACAGCAGCACTGTAACAAAAACTAGAAGTAAATAATAGTAGACACATGATAGACGCTTGAGAAGTTTATTGCAAAAGATATATATTCAAGTTACTGCATGTTGCTACTGTTCATGTATAATCTTGCCTGTTCTTTCAGTGACCCGTAACAAGCGCATCGATCTGCAGAAGAAACAAACCCAGCGCAGCGTCTTCCGCTGCAACGTCTTGGGGGCCCGGGACAGCGGGAAGAGCGGCTTCCTCCAAACTTTCCTGGGCAAGAACCTGCAGGTTAGTGGAATAATGGGGCGCAATCCTTTTTAAGGTCCTGTTAAACTGGTATTTTCATCCTATTTTTTCACTCAGTTTAATTGGCTATCGCTTCTATAGGGCAAAGGCTTACATTTATATCACATCTCAAGTGACTTtcccaaaccaaaacaaagtaACTTTGGTCCACTTTAGCTAGAAAACAGATATAATAACTTGCAAAGACTGCATACTTTAGACTGATGGATATGCAGCAGACTAAGGTTTATAAAGACATCTTAAGCAGTAGTGCACACCTCCACTGAAGTTTTTTAGTGTGTAAGCTTGATCCACCTTTGCATTGACCAAAGACTGTGTGTAATTTAGTAGAGTTGGAACTACTCTGATACATGATTATTATTGACCGTGTTTATTTTCCACCACAGCAACAGAGGCGAATTAGAGAAGATCACAAGTCCCTCTATGCCATCAGCACGACCTATGTTTATGGTCAGGAGAAGTACCTGCTGGTAAGGACTATTTACTGAGAGGAATCCTCTTACAGTATCATCTGCTCTTTGGATTACCGTTACATATTTTGAGTATTACACTTTACTATTTATCAGCATTAGTTCACTGCAAAATGTTAATCCCTCCATCTGCacgctgtctctctgtctgtcccccGTCTTTATCTGCGCACTACTAGCTCCATGAGGTGATGCCAGATTTTGACTTCCTGTCAGAGGCGGACCTGGCCTGTGACGTGGTCTGCCTGGTGTATGACATCAACAATCCACGCTCTTTTGAATACTGCGCCAAAGTATACAAGGtgtgtaacttttttttttacagagacGCACCGAGGCTTGTAAGCTCCGCTGTAAACAGTGTAACCGGTTACATTGAACGGTTGTGTTTTGCAGCAATACTTCATCGACAGCAAGACGCCATGCGTGGTGATAGCTGCCAAGTCGGACCTGCACGAAGTACGGCAGCACTACAGCCTCTCGCCGCACGAGTTCTGCCGTAAACACAAGCTCCACCCACCCCAGCCGTTCACATGCAACATAACCAACGCACCCACCAAGGACATCTATACTAGACTCACCACCATGGCCATGTATCCGTGAGTATTGAACCTCTTTGTGGTCTCATCTAGATTACCCTTTATACCTCTGTCAGTCCTGAGTCCTTGACTTTTCCCATCTCAGAGTGTCTTTCCACGTTTACCTTCCCCCTGGATGTATGTATCAGGCCGTGACATGTTGCACTTAGTATTCAAAGGTTACAGCTtaggaaattttaaaaaagtgaacgTCTACATGTTGTGTAACATGTTTAGAGAAGTTAGAAGCTGGGCTCAGTGCTTGAATATTGGTGAGTCAATAAATGAGGACTTTGGTTTCCTGACCTTGTAACCAAGCagtcaaaacaaatgaaatgcataCTTAAGGTCTGTTCTGTGAAAGTAGCGTCTCTGTGTGTCCCTGCTTGCAATTCTTTGATGTTAATCCTTCGACTTTAAAGAGCTTGTAGAGTGTCTTAACTCCTCAAAGCCCTCTCATCAGATTAGATTTCAGAGTAGATTAATCAGCACTAAGTGGGGCTTGCCCACTAAATCTCATTTTAGCTGCCCAGGAATCCCGTTGTCTAAATTATGAAACCATTGGATCTACTGCACTCTAGGGCAGGAGTTTGAGTAGCGGTGCTTTGAATGAAAGAAAACTGTTTGTTGAGTCAGGGCGGAAGCTTGCCTCTCAGTAAAGAGTTGGAGTCCTGATTGAAGTTGAATCCTGGCCCAAAATTGAAAAGGAAGAAGTTATTTAAAGGATAACTTTTTAGaatttttcaggtctgtcttaaaacagtaaggtgcccatatgaacactgaaagaggttttcctcctgttcatactggctattaaaagtgatgggaccaaaatccacagtgtgtccacacagtcattttgtacaaaaatgcttttaaaagtttatctgaatcttatatgagacttcagcagtctgagttagtcatatcaagtggatatctgccacatttacagtctttttagcatcaaattccctctttgtgtttcctcggacagtgtttccttgttgagctcTGGTGGAAgtattgtaacaaaaagagggactttggcattaaatagactgtaatgttgaaagatatctacttgatttgactcattgaacggctgaagcttcatattggcttcagataaactttgaaatacatttttgcatgtaactatttcagtgttcatttgggcacctgactattgttttaagaaaaaaaagtggaaatcCCTTAAGCTGTCAACCCAGTGCTtcttaaaaacaatgttttaataCAGTTAGATTCCTCAAAGACCAGAGCTGAAGTATAACGTGAATGAAACTGGTCTTTTTTGTTGATAGTGGTGTTTGGATGCTTTATGATCACAGCTGCTGATCTAAGTGtagccaaatattttttttgtttaccacAAGATAAGCAGATTATAGTTGCTGTTGGTCCTAGAAAGGTTTCAGCGGTCAGAGCCAAAAATTAgacagattttttaatttatccaTTGTTGTTGTGAATGTTCCCTTCTTTCTTTGTAGTTTCCTTCTCCTTACAActccttgtatttattttccttATAGCTTTAGACTTGATTATAGATATTTGCTCGTCTATACTTTGATTGAAGTAATAGAGTGGAGGAGGTGGCGGTAAATTGCAGCTTGGAGAATCTCCTTTGATCTAGCCTAGAGGTTAAACATGGTTGAGGCTTTTATCTACCTGGCTttggcctcctcctcctatgtaggtatgtatgtatgtgtgtgttatttagtGCGTGTTGTCTTTGTATGGTGGTGAATACACgcatttttgtgtgtctttccgCAGCCACGCCCGTCTCCGCTGCATGTGCGCCTGCAACAGGTGCACCTATTGCCTGTGTCAGAACCTCCTCAAGTTGGAGCTGCTGCGCAATATTAAGGCCCAACTCCGCAGGGTCATTTTCAACAGGTTCATACATAGAATAAGCTCTAGTCTTTTAACATAGCctcattcctcctctctctctctgtctcccaccCTCGGGCTAGACCTCCAGGATGGGTTACAGAGAGGCTACTTTTTCCACCCAAGCGCTCTAATACTGGTGATGGTGACCGCTCCTCTGCTTTCCTTCAGTGCTCTCCAGTGGTCAAGTTTACATTGCATATCCACTGCAGGGAAAAAGGGAATATTAAATGTTGGTGGGGATTAAGTGTTTTGCTCAGCTGCACCTCAGAAAGGTCAACCATCTGTCCTAGAGGTCATTGTTTCAGCTAACCGACTAGCGAAACAAATCAGAACTCATGTCTGTGTAGATCTTTTTTACATGTTGCTTCCCACCCGCATGTGAAGCAACACACGAAGCATCAAAAGTGAGCTGAGATTTCATTCACTTCCTTTTGTCATATACTCAAAAACCCATCAGTCATTTTCGGTGTCTTGGTCTCTGCTTCAGCTCCAGACAGCCCACCCGTTCTCTGTACAGTCTGACACAGCGAAGTGTGACCATGCTGTGCCAGTTAACACCCAGGCTGCTAGCCAGGGAGGTAACCGTGTGTTGGGACCCGCATGAAAAATGCATGATTGTGATTTGCATGTACAGTGCTCACTAAATTCCCAATATTGACCCCCATACAtaacacaaacatgttgagAAGTTGGAAACTGGAAACATTTCAATTTCATTCggaggattttatttttgtattctggatagtttgcttttaaaacttgttttgtgGAATGTTATAAAGGCATAAATCCTGATTGATGCTGAGAAAATAGTTACAAAACAAGTTTTATGCGgtaaaaatgaatcattttgctGACTTGTGTTGGCTCCATCCTGTCCTCCAGTGGATATGCAAGCTGTAAATCTTGACTAAGCATATCATTTGcatagaaaatgacagaaacacaaccaTTTTCTTTGGTTTGTGCTTCATTCAAACTGAAAACCTCAGTGAaatctgcatgtgtgcatgtttgacaTGTCACTTCTTTTCAATCACATACAATTCTCAAAATTCTTCCTGTgtcttgatttctttttttttggcactaACCTTCATCaattatacataaaatgcttgattgattgattatctatgatgttttcagtctcacTTTGTCATTTCCATCCGTAAACCCTGAAGTCTATAACCACAGGAGACACTTTATTTTGACAAGCACAGGTCTTACATTAATTGTGTCTACCAATTAAAACCCTTTTGTTTACTGGTTCTCCTGTGGATTTAGACCTCAGAAATTAATATTACTGACTGATGtttcaaatcaaaatgttttcctttgaTGTTTAAATTgattgtattgtactgtaccAACCACCCTGTcatttcatcctgttttttttttttttcctatcttcctgtctttgtgtttttccttccaCTCTGTAGGTGTTCACACAAACGTTTTTGGCTGCccctctgcctcttcctcttgCATGCGTTCACCCTCTGCTAATCTGCCTGCTGCTTCTTGTAGCATGGCTCACCTGTTCTCTACCTCTCTGGGTAACCAAAGGCATGCCTCGGTCCTTAGCAAAATATCGCCATCTACTGGCAGCTGGGAATAGCTTTCTCATCTGTCCAATCTCTACAGTAAAGAGAGCTTGGTGTGCTTAATAAGATGGAAGAGTTTTACTGGACCCCTAAGCAGGGTTTGAATGGCTGTTTTTATGGTGTTGGATTGGGCTGtagtttgttgtgtgtttgctgaTTTTGGCTGATTTTTTTATAATGATGCGTGTGGACGTTCATGGACCCAGGCAGAGCTGCATAGTGTGTCATTCAGCACTAACCCTTTGTGTTGTTGATGCCTTTATAATCTCTGGGAGATGTTGATACTATTAATAGCATGACACTTTAACAGGCTAGCTGTGGCAGTTACAAGAGACCGGCACACCACATTGAATGCCAAGCGTTGTTTTGGAAAAGTGTGTTGGGTGACTGGGTTAGATAACACtgcctacattttttttatatatatatagtgttaATTCCTTGAAAAAAACTTCCTAGAACAACAAGCAGCAGTAGTTAGGAGGGCAGTGTCCAGAGCCACAGTGGTCAAACAGatacattaaaggggacctcttatgcttttccttgttttcagtcatatatatatataatgttacagtgttggatgttcatattaaatgtggccaaagtgtcaaataatgaggggctgaactgaggggctgcataaaggaccagtttaAGATTTTTTgactctagtggagtccaaaaataaaaatatagagttgaatatgagcataataggtcctctttaaatgAGCAAGAAAtgcttttcctttctctttttttttttgtaaagccACTTGAGAAACCAAATTTTTAAGTGAAAGCTGATGCAGAGGGAATGAAACGTAAGAGTTCCTAGTTACTTTTATTGGTTTGCACTTTGATTTGTTACTTacgaaaaaaaacagctgccagaCAATGCATGTAAAATATGCGAGGACATTTATCAACAGTGAAAGTAGgaaaaaactgtcaaactgaATGAAGACAAATTGGATATTACAATATTTCCAAAGAGTCTCCCATTAACTGGCGACAGAGAGACTCTAGAAGTGGCTCAATGTTTCCACTCTGGCTGCCATGTGGTGTGTACAGTCTGTATTtgcggtatgtgtgtgtgtgtgtgtctggctttTCATCGTTTGAAGTGTATAGT
The genomic region above belongs to Thunnus albacares chromosome 17, fThuAlb1.1, whole genome shotgun sequence and contains:
- the rhot1a gene encoding mitochondrial Rho GTPase 1-A isoform X3, whose protein sequence is MRKDVRILLVGEPKVGKTSLIMSLVSEEFPDEVPLRAEEITIPADVTPERVPTHIVDYSEAEQSDEQLYQEISKANVICIVYSVNNKKSIEKVTSHWIPLINDRTDKDSRVPLILVGNKSDLVEHSSMETILPIMNQYQDIETCVECSAKNLKNISELFYYAQKAVLHPTGPLYCPEEKELKPSCIKALTRIFKVSDLDNDGILNDNELNFFQRTCFNTPLAPQALEDVKNVVRRNMTDGVKDNGLTLKGFLFLHTLFIQRGRHETTWTVLRRFGYDDDLELTQEYLFPMIKIPPDCTTELNHNAYLFLQSVFDKHDKDRDCALSPEEVRDLFKVFPYMPWGPDVNNTVCTNDQGWITYQGYLSQWTLTTYLDVQRSLEYLGYLGYSIIYEQESQAAAITVTRNKRIDLQKKQTQRSVFRCNVLGARDSGKSGFLQTFLGKNLQQQRRIREDHKSLYAISTTYVYGQEKYLLLHEVMPDFDFLSEADLACDVVCLVYDINNPRSFEYCAKVYKQYFIDSKTPCVVIAAKSDLHEVRQHYSLSPHEFCRKHKLHPPQPFTCNITNAPTKDIYTRLTTMAMYPSRQPTRSLYSLTQRSVTMLCQLTPRLLARLLGWVEAVGGYLLSEEDIRLTQRVSAVSNVEGSIFMEASAEQLIPSDRHMAQADLKNSTFWLRASVGATVFAVLGFAMYRALLKQR
- the rhot1a gene encoding mitochondrial Rho GTPase 1-A isoform X2, which translates into the protein MRKDVRILLVGEPKVGKTSLIMSLVSEEFPDEVPLRAEEITIPADVTPERVPTHIVDYSEAEQSDEQLYQEISKANVICIVYSVNNKKSIEKVTSHWIPLINDRTDKDSRVPLILVGNKSDLVEHSSMETILPIMNQYQDIETCVECSAKNLKNISELFYYAQKAVLHPTGPLYCPEEKELKPSCIKALTRIFKVSDLDNDGILNDNELNFFQRTCFNTPLAPQALEDVKNVVRRNMTDGVKDNGLTLKGFLFLHTLFIQRGRHETTWTVLRRFGYDDDLELTQEYLFPMIKIPPDCTTELNHNAYLFLQSVFDKHDKDRDCALSPEEVRDLFKVFPYMPWGPDVNNTVCTNDQGWITYQGYLSQWTLTTYLDVQRSLEYLGYLGYSIIYEQESQAAAITVTRNKRIDLQKKQTQRSVFRCNVLGARDSGKSGFLQTFLGKNLQQQRRIREDHKSLYAISTTYVYGQEKYLLLHEVMPDFDFLSEADLACDVVCLVYDINNPRSFEYCAKVYKQYFIDSKTPCVVIAAKSDLHEVRQHYSLSPHEFCRKHKLHPPQPFTCNITNAPTKDIYTRLTTMAMYPHARLRCMCACNRCTYCLCQNLLKLELLRNIKAQLRRVIFNRLLGWVEAVGGYLLSEEDIRLTQRVSAVSNVEGSIFMEASAEQLIPSDRHMAQADLKNSTFWLRASVGATVFAVLGFAMYRALLKQR
- the rhot1a gene encoding mitochondrial Rho GTPase 1-A isoform X7; protein product: MRKDVRILLVGEPKVGKTSLIMSLVSEEFPDEVPLRAEEITIPADVTPERVPTHIVDYSEAEQSDEQLYQEISKANVICIVYSVNNKKSIEKVTSHWIPLINDRTDKDSRVPLILVGNKSDLVEHSSMETILPIMNQYQDIETCVECSAKNLKNISELFYYAQKAVLHPTGPLYCPEEKELKPSCIKALTRIFKVSDLDNDGILNDNELNFFQRTCFNTPLAPQALEDVKNVVRRNMTDGVKDNGLTLKGFLFLHTLFIQRGRHETTWTVLRRFGYDDDLELTQEYLFPMIKIPPDCTTELNHNAYLFLQSVFDKHDKDRDCALSPEEVRDLFKVFPYMPWGPDVNNTVCTNDQGWITYQGYLSQWTLTTYLDVQRSLEYLGYLGYSIIYEQESQAAAITVTRNKRIDLQKKQTQRSVFRCNVLGARDSGKSGFLQTFLGKNLQQQRRIREDHKSLYAISTTYVYGQEKYLLLHEVMPDFDFLSEADLACDVVCLVYDINNPRSFEYCAKVYKQYFIDSKTPCVVIAAKSDLHEVRQHYSLSPHEFCRKHKLHPPQPFTCNITNAPTKDIYTRLTTMAMYPHMAQADLKNSTFWLRASVGATVFAVLGFAMYRALLKQR